AATTTCATTATCCGTGAGCTGGCCACAGCCGAAGGCTACCGTGTCACTGATGAAGATTTTGAGGTCAGCATCGAACCCGCCGACCAAGGCACTTCCGTTATCAAGATTGCCGTCAATGACGGTGAACCTATCCACAATTATCTCATGCGCGGTGACTTGCGTGTCATTAAGACATTTGAAGGTCGCGAAACGCCCATCGCCGGCGTACCGTTTACCATTATTGGCGAAACCGTTGTAGGTGAGCGCATCGAAATTAATGCCGAAACGGATGAGAACGGCGAAATTGTCCTTGAAGGCTTGCCCATCGGTGAATGGACTGTAACTGAACTGTCCGGAGAGCAAAACGAGGGCTTTATCCTGAGTGAGCCTGTCACTGTTACACTCACCGAAGATGAGCTTGTCGAGCTTGCTATCCACAATTACCTCATGCGTGGTGATTTGCGCGTCATCAAAACATTTGAAGGTCGCGAAACGCCCATCGCCGGCGTACCGTTTACCATTATTGGTGAAACCGTTGTAGGTGAGCGCATCGAAATCAACGCCGAAACGGATGAGAACGGCGAAATTGTCCTTGAAGGCTTGCTTGTCGGTGAATGGACAGTCATTGAGTTAGCATCTGAGCTGAACGAGGGTTTTATCCTAAGTGAAGAACAAACAATCACCATCGCCGCGAACAAATTAGCAGAAATGTCAATCCACAACTACCTCATCCGGGGTTGCATCCACGTCACCAAACGAAGCTCCGCAACTGGAAATGTTCTTGCCGGCACTGTGTTCGGGTTGTATCAAGATGGTGTTCGTCTATACGAAGCGACCACAGGCGAAGACGGCGTTGCAATATTTGAACGTTTCCCATCCGGCGATTTTGTAATCTATGAAGTCCAAGCCCCGACCGGATATTTAATTGCAGACGAGGGTGTAAATGTAACAATTTATGAAGAAGGTCAAATTGTTGCTATCGACTTTACCAACGACCCAATTCCCAAAAGAGAAAACCCGCATACCGGCGACGGCCGCAACCTTCCATTATTTATTGCTCTCATGGTTCTCTCTTCTGCCGGCCTTCCTCTTGCCTTCATGGCGATGAAGCGCAAACGTAAAACCAAAGCATAGCTCCCTTCTTAACAGGGCGCGGCGATTGCTATTACATCAGCAAATCCCGCGCCCTGCCCCATGCCGGGGCTGACATAAAGAAATGTAAAAAGGCGGTCTTTAATTATGAGCTATTATTACAGCCATGAAGCCGAACAATATACATTTTATCGCTTGCCAAAGGCTCTATTTACAAACGCTCGTTATAAGAGCTTATCTGACGGCGCAAAAATCCTATACGGCCTCATGCTCGACCGCATGAGCTTATCTATAAAAAACAGTTGGACAGATGATAAAGACCGCGTATTTATTATGTTCACGTTGGAAAACATCTGCGAGTATCTGAATTGCGGTCGTGATAAAGGCGTAAAGATGACGGCTGAGTTGGAGAAAATTGCACTTATTGAGCGCGTCAAGCGTCAAGGCAAGCCAGCAATTATCTATGTGCGAAAGTTTTTAGACGCATCGCTGACTACTCAAAAACCACAACCGAAAACAATTGATACACAAGACTTTGACGATGCCGAAACACAAACTTCCGATGAGCCGGAAGACAATCTTATGACAACCCGAAGTCTAGACTTCGGAAAAGCCGAAGTCCGGACTTCGGAAAAACCGACTTCTAGACTTCGGGAAAGCCGACTTCTAGACTTCGGAAAAACCGACCCTAATAATACTAATAAGAATAATACTGAGAAGAACGATACTAATCCTATCGTATCTTATCCATCCGCACACACGCACGACATTGGATGTGATAAGACAGGACAGGATACGACCGTTGACGAATTTTCTTTGATGCGTTCTAAAATCCACGACCATATCGACTACCCCGGTTTACTTATTCAACACTTTAATCAACCTCTCGTTGACGAAATTGTTGAGCTGATGGTCGAAACTGTTTGTACACACCGGAAAACGCTTTGCGTCACCAAAACAGACTATCCGACCGAAGTCGTGCGGAAGCGGTTTTTGTCACTGGATAATAGCCATATCAATTTTGTTTTAGACCGCCTTCGCGAGAATATGGCCGACATTCGCAATATTAAGGCGTATATTTTGGCCATGCTGTTTAACGCACCAACGACAACCAACGCACATTTTACTGCAAGAGTGGCACATGACAATTCGCTGGGCTTGGAAAGTGTCGGAAGCAGTCCGTAACAGTTAGGAGGAACGCACTATGCAAAGTCGAGATAAACATGGTAGATTTCAGAAAAACACACTTGAAAACCTGTTTGGTATACCGAATAACGACCTTGCGATGACAGCACTTGTTTGTGTGAAATGTGAACACGGAAGCAAGGATACGAAATTTCTTCCGATTTTGAAATTGTCCCCTTGCTCAAAGTGTGGTAACGATGAAGGGCATATGCCACTAAAAGATTATTTAGATTTACAGGAGGAAAAAACTATGAAAGACAACTTGCAATACCGCGAGGAACTTATTGCCGGGAACTTCCAAATTCGCGAGGAAAACTCAGCGTTTGCAGTTTATCAAAAAAGCTCATACTTTTCTGACAGTTTCAACCCCCAAGGCGAATGGGTGAATACTTGGAATTGCTGTGCAACATACAAAACATTAAATAATGCAGAAAAGTATCTTGAAAAGCAGATAGCTTGCCAATTCCCGAAAGGCTACGACATCAGCGGCGTGTTGAATGCGATAGAGTTAATCACGGAAGAAAAAGAAATTGACGCCCCTGACTCTATGCACTACAAATCAAAGCCTGCTGAAAGCCTCCCGGATGGCTGGCATTGGCGAGAATATGACGATGGCAGCGGTGCGTTGGATGCGCCGGATGGGAAAAGTTATTTTTCTTATGACCGCATGACAAACGAGTATCGTCATCCGAATTTACAAGGTTGGTCAACTATGGGTGACTACCAGCAATTCAAGACGATGGCAGCGCAATGGGTAAGGGATAATGTGGTTGACAGAGGCGATATAGCACCGAAGTCGCAAAGCTCCCTCGCCGACCGCTGCCAAGCTGCAAAAGAGGCTTCCGCAAAACAAGATAACAACACACCACAAGGGGGAAAGCAACATGAACCTAATCGCTAAATTACGCGCCGGAAAGCGCGGTCGTACAGCCCTTATGATTGTCGGGATGGTCTTGCTGCTGGCTGTTGTCAATTTACTCAGCCGCGACAATTCCCGCAATAGTCCGAATGACACCGCCGAACCGTCGCCGTATTATGCCGAACCTACATCTGCCCAAACAGAAAGCCCGGCAGCAGTTCCAACAGTACCCCCTACCCTCATGCCGACAACTGACCCGTGGCCGGACGATTTCGAAGACCCGCACTATGAATATCCGGACAACCGCGCCGTTGCTGACGCACAAGCATATAACCCAAATATCGTTGGGCGTGTCATCGGCACCGGCCTCGATGCTCATTTTATTCAAGGTGGTAACAACACACATCCCAATGATGCCATTTTCTTAGATTGGCGTTCGCCATCCGATTTTTCTGCCTTTAATACGCTCATTTTTGGCAACCGCCATCAGTCTTTTGACCCAATAGGTCAATTACTTAACCGTTCTTTTTTTGACGCAAACGAATACTTAACAATCATTTTGCCTGAGCAGACAATCAACTTGCGTGTAATGGCCGTCGTCATCCTCAACGGTGACGAGCTATCCCTTATTGACCCCGCACTCTTCGCCGGCGACGCGCAATTTGGCCATCTTCTTGGTCGTTACGGTTTCAACCACGACGCATACCACGCACAAAAAGCTCGGCGGCAAGAGTTTCTGCGATTTATTGAGCAACACGCAATACACTTCCGGCCATCCTACGCTACGACCGGCAGCCGGCTTGTAACATTTTTGCCGACTGACACAACAGTCCACGACAGCCAACTTTTAATCATTACCATCAATGATGGTGGAAGGGCGGTATCATAATGCAACTTATCATTGCTGAAAAACCATCGGTTGCTCGTGCCATCGCTGCCGTTGTCGGCGCGAAGCAAAACAAAAACGATTATATCGAAGGCAGCAACTATTTGATAACATGGTGCGTCGGGCATCTTATTGAACAGGCATCGACCGAGGCTTATGATGAAAAGTACGCCAAATGGCGATTAGAACACTTACCTATCGTGCCTAACCCATGGCAATATGTTGTTTCAGCGAACACACATACACAATACACAGCCATTAAAAAGTTGATGGCCGACAAACGGATAAAAGAGATTGTCTGCGCGACCGATGCCGGCCGCGAGGGGGAGCTTATATTTCGCTTAGTTTACAATCAAGCCAAATGCAAAAAGCCCATACTCCGGCTGTGGACAAGCAGCTTAGAAGAGACTGCCCTTCGTGACGGTTTAGACAACCTCAAACCGGGCAGCGATTACGATAGCCTTTACCATGCGGCAATGGCTCGCGCACAAGCTGATTGGCTGGTTGGCATCAATGCGACACGTCTATATTCGTGTTTACTCAAAAGCACCACCAATATCGGTCGTGTCATGACACCGACGTTGGCACTGCTCGTCAAACGAAGTAACGAAATTGACAATTTCGGCGCACAGACTTTTTACATACCTGAGATTAATTGCAACGGTTTTATCGCCCAAGGTGAACGCCACGTTAACCAACGCCGTGCTGAAAAAATCGCTGAGCAATGCAACGGAAAAGATGCTGTCGTAGTTGACGTAAAAAAGGCAGTTAAATCAACTGCGCCGCCGAAACTCTACGATTTGACATCACTACAACGTGACAGCAACCGTATTTTTGGTCATACGGCGCAACAGACATTAACAGCAGCACAATCACTTTATGAAAAGAAGCTACTCACCTACCCCCGCACAGACAGCAGGTACATTACCGAAGACATGGCCGGCTCTGTGTCAGCACTACTCCCGACAAACCATGACATCACGCAAGTTGTTGATAATGCGAAAGTCACCGACCACCATGCCATTATCCCCACAGCAGCGGCGGCCAGCGCGGATACGAATACACTCAATCAAGCTGAGTGCGATGTTTTGTCACTCGTTAAGATTCGGCTTGTTACCGCAACAGCAGATAAGCACACTTATGAAGCAAAAGAAATCATCATCGAATGTGCTGAGGAAACATTTACAGCCAAAGGCAAAACTGTTATCAATAACGGTTGGAAAGCCCTTGAAGAGCGTTGTATGTCCGACATTAAGGGCAAGAGTCAAGAAAAGCCGGAGGACGCAACAGAAGCAGCCTTGCCGCCAGTAGACATCGGTACAGTATATGAAGCGGTGACGGTTACAATCCGCGAAGGCAAGACAACGCCGCCTAAGCACTACACAGAGGACACCTTGCTTAGCGCAATGGAAAACGCAGGCATTTCGTATAAAGACATCCCCGCCGACCTGATTGTTGCGTCAATGTCGTTAGACGAAAGTCTGTCAGATGATGAACTCATCGCATTGTCAGTCGGCAATGTTGACGACATCCCCGCTAATAAGCTCAGTGCAATGGAAGCGTTAAACATATCGGGCAGCAGTATAGCAGACCTCATGAAACACAGAGGCTTAGGCACACCCGCCACCCGTGCCGGCACAATTGAAAAGCTCATTAAAATAGGATTTATTGAGCGCAGTAAAAAGAAACTGTTACCTACGGAAAAAGGGAGCTGTCTTATTGCCCTGCTGCACGAAACGCTCAAAACACCGATGCTCACGGCTGAATGGGAAACAAAGTTGCTCGACATCGAGCATGGCAACCTCAATGCTGACACGTTTATGGGTGGTATTGTTTCTATGGTACACGACTTGGTGCAAACGGTACAAGCAGAATTTAACGCGCCTGCCCCGGATGCGCCGTCTACCGACTCAATTAACCGAGCGTGCAATCTCATGGCGTTTCAAGATGCCACAGACACAATACCTATCCCTATGGGTGATTGCCCGCGTTGCGGTAAAACAGTTTACGAGAACCCCAAGGGCTATTGTTGCGAAGAACGCGATTGCGGCTTTGCTCTTTGGAAAAATAACCGTTTCTTTGCCAGCCAGAAAATCAAGCTGGATGCTACTACCGTGCGGCTCTTGCTCACTCATGGTGAAGCGTTTACGGAGGGGCTAACGAGTGCTAAAACAGGCAAGAAGTATGATGCCACGATTGTACTTGATGACACCGGCGGAAAGTTTGTTAATTTCAAGTTGAGGTTTGATAATAACGATTAAAGTGTCACGATAAATTGCTGTTGCATTTTACGAAGAATTAGGGTACAATAATAATAGAGTTATATTTTGAAGGAGAGATTGTTATGCCAAATATAAAACCTGTATCTGATTTACGAAACTATAATGAGGTTTTGCGTGATATAGCGGCCGATCAACCCGTTTTTCTTACAAAAAATGGCAGAGGGCGTTATGCTATTGTAGACATAGGCGAATATGAAAAAACACAAGCCAAAATTCGCCTTATGAGCGAACTTGCAAAGGGTCAAAAGTCCGGACGAGAAAACGGCTGGCTTACTGTTGACACGGTTGAAATGAATTTGGGGTTGTAGCATGGCTGAATTGCATATTTCACCGTTGGCCAATGACGATTTATTATCAATCAAGGAATACATCGAAAAAGAGTTAGATAGCCCTACCGCTGCAACAAATACACTTATTAAAATAACAAAGAGTTTAAGAATGTTGATAGATTTTCCGTTATCCGGCTCACCCCTTGAAAGTATTATAAATTTTGAAACCGATTACAGGTTTGTGGTCAGTGGCAATTATATTTCTTTTTACCGCTATATAGATGATACTGTTTTCGTTGACCGCATTCTATATGCAAGGCGAGATTATATGAATGTCTTATTTGGGGATGACAATTAGGCTGTATGTGTTAAACTAAAAACACATCATTGTCTAGCCAAAAAGTACAGCATCTTGT
This region of Oscillospiraceae bacterium genomic DNA includes:
- a CDS encoding DUF6017 domain-containing protein, with product MSYYYSHEAEQYTFYRLPKALFTNARYKSLSDGAKILYGLMLDRMSLSIKNSWTDDKDRVFIMFTLENICEYLNCGRDKGVKMTAELEKIALIERVKRQGKPAIIYVRKFLDASLTTQKPQPKTIDTQDFDDAETQTSDEPEDNLMTTRSLDFGKAEVRTSEKPTSRLRESRLLDFGKTDPNNTNKNNTEKNDTNPIVSYPSAHTHDIGCDKTGQDTTVDEFSLMRSKIHDHIDYPGLLIQHFNQPLVDEIVELMVETVCTHRKTLCVTKTDYPTEVVRKRFLSLDNSHINFVLDRLRENMADIRNIKAYILAMLFNAPTTTNAHFTARVAHDNSLGLESVGSSP
- a CDS encoding DNA topoisomerase, coding for MQLIIAEKPSVARAIAAVVGAKQNKNDYIEGSNYLITWCVGHLIEQASTEAYDEKYAKWRLEHLPIVPNPWQYVVSANTHTQYTAIKKLMADKRIKEIVCATDAGREGELIFRLVYNQAKCKKPILRLWTSSLEETALRDGLDNLKPGSDYDSLYHAAMARAQADWLVGINATRLYSCLLKSTTNIGRVMTPTLALLVKRSNEIDNFGAQTFYIPEINCNGFIAQGERHVNQRRAEKIAEQCNGKDAVVVDVKKAVKSTAPPKLYDLTSLQRDSNRIFGHTAQQTLTAAQSLYEKKLLTYPRTDSRYITEDMAGSVSALLPTNHDITQVVDNAKVTDHHAIIPTAAAASADTNTLNQAECDVLSLVKIRLVTATADKHTYEAKEIIIECAEETFTAKGKTVINNGWKALEERCMSDIKGKSQEKPEDATEAALPPVDIGTVYEAVTVTIREGKTTPPKHYTEDTLLSAMENAGISYKDIPADLIVASMSLDESLSDDELIALSVGNVDDIPANKLSAMEALNISGSSIADLMKHRGLGTPATRAGTIEKLIKIGFIERSKKKLLPTEKGSCLIALLHETLKTPMLTAEWETKLLDIEHGNLNADTFMGGIVSMVHDLVQTVQAEFNAPAPDAPSTDSINRACNLMAFQDATDTIPIPMGDCPRCGKTVYENPKGYCCEERDCGFALWKNNRFFASQKIKLDATTVRLLLTHGEAFTEGLTSAKTGKKYDATIVLDDTGGKFVNFKLRFDNND
- a CDS encoding type II toxin-antitoxin system prevent-host-death family antitoxin, whose amino-acid sequence is MPNIKPVSDLRNYNEVLRDIAADQPVFLTKNGRGRYAIVDIGEYEKTQAKIRLMSELAKGQKSGRENGWLTVDTVEMNLGL
- a CDS encoding type II toxin-antitoxin system RelE/ParE family toxin — protein: MAELHISPLANDDLLSIKEYIEKELDSPTAATNTLIKITKSLRMLIDFPLSGSPLESIINFETDYRFVVSGNYISFYRYIDDTVFVDRILYARRDYMNVLFGDDN